In Aggregicoccus sp. 17bor-14, the genomic window CGCCGCCCGGCACGCCCTCCAGCATGCTCTTGAGGGTGCCGGCGCTCGGCGCCTCCGGGCCCGCGAAGGCGAGCTCCAGCTCGCGCGCGCCCGGCACCTGCTCGGCCACGTGCAGCGCGAGGCAGTCCGTGGGCACCACGTCGAAGCCCACGCCCGAGATGAGCGTCACCGCGCGCTCGAGCGCCTCGGCGTTGTGGCGGAAGGTGTTCTCGAAGACGGGCAGCTCGCCGGTGATGTCGAGGTAGTGCACGCCCGCGTCGAGGCAGGCGCGCAGCATGGGGCGGCTGGTGCGGATGAAGGGCCCGGCCGCGTGCAGCACCAGCGCGCAGCCCTCCAGCGCGCGCCGCAGCCCGCCCGCGTCCTCGAGCGAGACCGCCTCCACCTCCAGCCCCAGCCGCTCCGCCAGGGGGCGCAGCTTCTCGCGCGTGCGCCCCGCGAGCACCGGCCGGTGGCCGCGCCGCACCGCCTCCTCGGCGAGCAGCACGCCGGTGTAGCCAGAGGCGCCGTAGAGCATCCAGCGGGGGGCAGCGGGCGGGGCGGGGTCCAGGGGCATGAGGTCTCTCCTCCGGAGGCTAGGGTGCGCAGGGAGCGGCTGCGGAGCGCGCGCCGCTCGCCGCGCCGTCGGGCAGGCGGGCGCGAGCCGTCACTGACAGCGCGTCTCCGCGCCCGGGGGCAGGTCCACCAGCCGCAGCTCGTCCATCACCAGCGTGCGCAGCGGCTGCGACCAGCTCTCGAAGGCCGCGCGCCCCGCGAGCACCGGACAGCTGCTGGTGGGCGCGAAGGCGTTGGCCTCCGCGGGCAGCATCAGGGCCGTGTACTTCAGCGCGCGCGGCAGCGTGCTCTCGATGGAGAGCACCATCATCCGCGCGCCGCCCTCCGCTCCCTCCTGTCCGAAGCGGATGCGCAGCGCGTGCGGCGGCGCGGCCTCGCCCTC contains:
- a CDS encoding trans-acting enoyl reductase family protein, with amino-acid sequence MPLDPAPPAAPRWMLYGASGYTGVLLAEEAVRRGHRPVLAGRTREKLRPLAERLGLEVEAVSLEDAGGLRRALEGCALVLHAAGPFIRTSRPMLRACLDAGVHYLDITGELPVFENTFRHNAEALERAVTLISGVGFDVVPTDCLALHVAEQVPGARELELAFAGPEAPSAGTLKSMLEGVPGGGRVRRNGVLQAWPLGKGAHRVRFSDRTRTVLPIPWGDLETAWHTTGIPDITTSMAMPAPTALALRLTSPLVRRLFAVSTVKDATMRLVERRVQGPDADARARGRSFLWARARAADGRAAEAWLETLEGYALTARTGILAVEGVLAGAPHGAHTPARAFGKDFVLQVEGTRRIDV